In Malaclemys terrapin pileata isolate rMalTer1 chromosome 11, rMalTer1.hap1, whole genome shotgun sequence, a single genomic region encodes these proteins:
- the NEUROD1 gene encoding neurogenic differentiation factor 1 codes for MTKSYSESGLMGEPQPQGPPSWTDECLSSQDEEHEVDKKEEDLEAMQAETEEDSLRNGEEEDEDDDLEEEEEEEEEEEDDDQKPKRRGPKKKKMTKARMERFKLRRMKANARERNRMHGLNAALDNLRKVVPCYSKTQKLSKIETLRLAKNYIWALSEILRSGKSPDLVSFVQTLCKGLSQPTTNLVAGCLQLNPRTFLPEQNQDMPPHMQPASASFPVHPYAYQSPGLPSPPYGTMDSSHIFHVKPPHSFGAALEPFFESTLTDCTSPSFDGPLSPPLSINGNFSFKHEPSNEFDKNYAFTMHYPAATLAGASGHGSIFSGSASRCEIPIDNIMPYESHSHHERVMSAQLNAIFHD; via the coding sequence ATGACCAAATCGTACAGCGAGAGCGGGCTGatgggggagccccagccccagggtccCCCGAGCTGGACTGATGAGTGCCTCAGCTCTCAGGACGAGGAACACGAGGTGGATAAGAAGGAGGAGGATCTCGAAGCCATGCAAGCCGAGACCGAAGAGGACTCGCTGAGAAAcggtgaggaggaggatgaagacgACGACttagaggaagaggaggaagaagaggaagaggaagaagacgATGATCAAAAGCCTAAAAGACGCGGTCCCAAGAAGAAGAAGATGACTAAGGCGCGCATGGAGAGGTTCAAGCTGAGGCGCATGAAGGCTAATGCCCGGGAGCGGAATCGCATGCACGGGCTGAACGCGGCTCTAGACAACTTGCGCAAGGTGGTGCCCTGTTACTCCAAGACGCAGAAACTCTCCAAGATCGAGACCCTGCGCTTGGCCAAGAACTATATCTGGGCACTCTCCGAGATCCTGCGCTCCGGCAAGAGCCCGGACCTCGTTTCATTTGTACAGACCCTGTGCAAGGGCTTGTCCCAACCCACTACCAACTTAGTAGCCGGCTGCCTCCAGCTCAACCCCAGGACTTTCCTTCCCGAGCAGAACCAAGACATGCCGCCCCATATGCAGCCGGCCAGTGCTTCCTTCCCAGTGCATCCTTATGCCTACCAGTCCCCGGGTCTTCCCAGTCCGCCCTATGGCACCATGGACAGCTCCCATATCTTCCACGTGAAGCCTCCGCACTCGTTTGGGGCTGCTCTGGAGCCATTTTTTGAAAGCACCCTCACTGATTGCACCAGCCCTTCCTTTGACGGACCCCTCAGCCCGCCCCTCAGCATCAATGGAAACTTCTCTTTCAAACATGAACCTTCCAACGAGTTTGATAAAAATTATGCCTTTACCATGCACTATCCCGCAGCTACTCTGGCAGGAGCCTCGGGCCACGGATCAATCTTCTCTGGCTCTGCCTCTCGCTGTGAGATCCCCATAGACAACATTATGCCCTATGAGAGCCATTCCCATCACGAACGAGTCATGAGTGCCCAGCTCAATGCCATCTTTCACGATTAA